In the genome of Toxoplasma gondii ME49 chromosome Ia, whole genome shotgun sequence, the window GCTAACGTGCAATGATTCGAGATACATTTATCTACCGCACTTTAGTTTAATACCCCGGTTTGTGGTTAGGGTTGTATGAACGCAGGAATACTTGTAGATCTTTGGAGCTTAAATATAAAAGATGCATGTTTATATGTGAATCTTTCAATGAAAACATGTACGTGCATCTACACGTCTTGAAACGTAGGTGTACAACAATGTGCTTGGGAAGTCACTGCCTCTCTACAAATCACATAGTTTCTGTTACGGTGGCGCctcattttctttctttgaCTCTCTGTTTGCGTGTCAACATGATCTACCCTCGATCCTCCCAACAGTCCTTTCGCTGTGCTTATcactctttttctttcagtCCTTTCTTGCTGTCGTCGTCCGAATTGCCtatttctctccactctttctcttcttcttccctgacGTGGTCTTGTTGCGGTTGTCCGGGTTTCCCTCTGTCATTTCCTAACCGctgccttccctctcctgtTCGCTGCAGCATGGCGTCTCGTGCTCCCCATGCTGGACAGCGCTTGCGCAGCCTCATGCAGAAGAAATGCGTCATGCTTCCTGGGGCTTACAACGGTCTCACCGCGCGCCTCGCGGCTGAAGCAGGATTTGAAGGAGTCTACGTCTCTGGAGCTGCTCTCAGTGCATGCCAAGGCGTCCCCGATATCGGCATATTAGGTCTCGAAGACTTTACTCGAGTAATCTCCCAAGCCGCCTCTGTCACCAGCCTCCCTGTTCTCGCCGGTGCGTAGCAGAATCGTGTTCTTCACTTCTTACTTCTATCTGCTTTGtgtctttcctgtttttgGTTCGACTTGCTTGTCGATGGATAGAACCCCACGTTGGGTGTTCCGACGCGCCTCGAGCTTCTTCAGTTGCCCTACCTTCTGTACTCTTCCTGACTTCGCTTCCTAGTCTCGAGGATCCACGTCGCTTTTCGACTCGTCCCTTGTCGCCGTCATCGCTTCAGAAACCGTTCACATCTACTGgcccttcctcgtcttttcttttcctcgatGTCCTTTTCCCAACTTttcgctctgctctctctctcctctgtcgacGGTCTGGTCACTCATTCGTTTCGTGTCGCGTTCCCGTtgtgctcttttctctcttcttctcgtccctctccgtcttctcgctctcctgttctcctacccgctctccttttctgtctcgtccgctcaacctctctctcttttccgagCTTCTTGCTTAGATGCAGACACGGGGTTCGGTGGCCCTGAAATGGTTCGGCGCACTGTCTTCGCGTACAACCAGGCGGGCGCGGCTGGGCTGCACATTGAGGACCAGCGTTTGCCGAAGAAGTGCGGGCATTTGGAGGGGAAGCAGTTGGTGTCCATTGAAGAGATGGAGGAGAAAATCAAAGCGGCCGCTGCGGCGTCCCAGGACTGCTCGAACGGCGACTTCATCATCTGCGCTCGCACGGACGCCCGCAGTGTCGACGGTGGGTGACCCTCGAAACGGCCGAAAACAGAACTCTAGGGTCTCGCGCATTCAGCGCGGGTGTCCCCTCGAATGGACGCTACAGTGCTGTTAGTGTCGAGTGTTTTTAGCGACTTTCTTCAGAGCTCACTTAGGTTTCGTACGATTTCAATCGACAGACGGAAAGACGCTCAAGTGAAATTCGGGCcaccgagaaggcgaagagagagcagaggaagggaggacCGGGAACCTTTGGACTActgagaagcaggcgaagacggGCGTTTCAGAAGCGCCTGAGCAGGTCTCCACaccgagagaagcagactgAAGACGCAGTTCAGATGAAGCTCGAAAACCGGAAAGCGCCTCTTTAATATTGTAGAGGGAGTCTTAAGTCgtgcctcttttctccctgtctttctcgctgtctctgcatggctCAGGGCTTGATGCGGCTGTGGAGCGAGCAGTCCGATACACGGCAGCCGGAGCAGACATGCTTTTCCCCGAAGgactggagacagaggtgagaggtggaaagaagaatcagaggaagaaggcgtcgtattggagaggcagcgagaggcagTCGCTCTGGTGAGAAGCTGCggcggaaagggagaaagaaaagaaatgaAAAAACCCGGTCGAGAGGGATGGAACTCTGAAAACTcggagaagtggagaaagggAGCTAGGAGCAGAGGAGGTGAAGGAATCCGTATAGTGGATTGATGTGTGACGTCAACTATGAAAGACATGACAAATTCAACTACAGGCGAAGGGTATGACAGGGACATGCGTTTTgtacagaaaacagaggacaATGAACATGTCAGACCTCATACCACACGCGAAGAGATGCGCAGTGGATTATGGAATGAGCAAGAGTAAGGAGTGAAACTTCACAATGTGCATTCGGTGTCAGATTGAGTCATCAAATCTCGGTGTTCgtgctcttttttctcgtctgcctccaAAAGTGTGTCCTTGCCTTCCTCATGTCTGCTCTGCACCCATTGTCCTTCACCGTGTTCCGTTCGCTCCCCGTATGCCTGCGGTTTCTTGTCCGTTATCAGTCTCTACCGGGTTcatctcctctttctgcgGAGAGGCTTTTGTTCTAGCGATGGGTGTATGAGTTCGTTTCTGTCATCCTCATATACTACCGTCACGAGACAAACAACTGCTCCATGGTCGCTGTACACGGCCAACTTGTTGGGCTGCTCACAAAAGCCACAAGTGTCGAGTTTCAAAATTCAACCACATTAGTGTTGTTCCACGTCGGTTACGTTTACGCGtttcgcgaagaagacgaagacgaaagacgcGTCCATTTCAGAGAAGACCTGTCCGTTTTCGTTGTGACACCAGGAAGAGTTTCAAGCATTTGCGCATGCATTGGCGGTTTTGCCTGGCAAAGCGCCTTTCGGGGGGCCCTATCTGCTCGCAAATATGACGGAATTTGGAAAGACGCCCATCATGGAGCTTTCCACCTTCGAAGGCCTTGGATACCACTGCGTTATCTACCCTGTTTCACCTCTCAGAGTCGCCATGAAAAGCGTCAAGGTACGTTTGTCCTGCTATCCATACTGAGTGACTCGGATCGATTTCTTCGTTTGCTGTGGCACGTGGAACTGAGTGCCATATGCGTGTACGCAAATGCAGaggaatgcatgcatgtgagCACACCTGTCTGCAGCTACGCGAATCTCTGCCTGTGTTGACCTTCTACCTGATGGCAGGCATGCACGTGTATACACGCACAAGCatctgtataaatatgtgtaGTTGAGTAATTATACGTGACCTATTAAATCTAAAGCAGAAAACATGCTCATACCGTTCTTGTTGTTGCTCAGGGCATGCTGGTCGACTTACGCAAGAATGGCAGCGTTGGCCATAGCCTGGAGAAAATGTATACACGGCAGGTACAGCGTTACCATCATAAGGCGGATACTTATAAGATTTTCCTTCAATgacgtgcatgcatcacGGATACCAAACCTGCTCGTTTAATCCTCTGTTTTGCTCTGTAagcgtcttccttcttgtaTTCTTCCATCCTTTCATCTGCCGTTGTGTCAATTTCTGCCCTGGGgctctgtcttcgctttAATGCCCTcagtgtttttcttctttcttgcctctccTTATTCTGTCTCACGGTTCCTGTTTGTCTTCTGGTATCTCGTGCTGTTCGTGCTTTTAGGAGCTTTATTCCACTCTGCACTATCGGCCGGAAGGGACGTGGACGTATCCCTCAGCGAGTGTGTGCATGGACAAAGCCGTGGAAGATACCGAGGCCTAGGGAGTCTCAGGCTCGgcattttctttttctcgactgGTCTCACCAATACAAAAGACAATGCTCACAGACGAAAAGCAGAAGTTCTGAAAAGACAAAAggacgaaagcgaggaaacatGGCACACGACGGCGGGGGGACTCTCACTGCACAACGTTATTCCAACCAGTGTGCAAGAGTACCCGGATGTCCTTTGGTGTATGAATGCATGGTCTTTTTCAATTCCATCTGGCTGCTTCCGTGAAATTTCGACGAGAAGCAAGAACAGAAGGCGAGCTTTTGTCACTGCGGCTAGTCGCCAATATTGAAGGGcccggggggggggggagcaACACAAaccacagaaaaggaaggcgtCTGCAAAATTTGCGGCGTCCCTcttggaaagaaagaaaaccgaAGAGGATGGACAACTTACCCCACCGAGGACAGACCACAGATGCGAAAAAGAGAATgaatcgagagaaaagaaatgcgAGCCGATGCAGAGGGGTCCTCTTCGTTTGAGGAGTTTCCAggagggaagcgaaagagacgtTTGGAAACCGGAAAGTGGACAAAACTCCTTTAAAATGCGGAAGAGTGAGGCGAATGCAGGGCGgctgtctgtttcctcttaCGAAACTGTTCAAGGGTTAGAAACCCAGTAGAGTGCTCGTGACATCTTCCACTTTCGTGTCCTCACTTGGGTGCTCGGTTTCTGCAGTGCaagctgcttctcgctgtccTCACTTCTTTCTATTGAGTAGACGAGGCACAGCGACCGGTTCCTGCCTGCGCGTTGTGTGAAAGGGGAACTCTGAGAGGCGTTGTTCTTTATGTTTTCTAACTGGTAGAGAGGGACGTGGTAGCGTGAAAAAACCGgcgtttcttttgcttcaCGGCAGCACATGAGAAAGCTTCGGAGGTAGATGTGTTTTCGTCTAAAATGCATTTCTCGGAAAAGAACGCCAGAGAACGGTAAATTCTCTAGACAGTGACTGAGAGTGGACTCGCACTACCCTCCGCCGCGActgcgtctttttctccactctgcGAATCTCACTTTTCTTCTGAATTTCTTTGTCGACGAGGAACCGACCGCGTAGACGGCGGCACAGCGTTTCTAGCAGATATTCGGGTTTTGTGTGATtagtgtctgtctctttctctcactCTCACTTCTTGCCCGGGAAGGAGGAACGCCGcagaaaagcaaaaacaCCGGCGAGTGGACCCAGTTTTCGGTAGCTTCAGCTGAGGCCCGCCGGTCGCGAGCGAAACTTCTCGGATTTATCCTCCAGCACTGACAAAACCCTCTGGTGCAGATACGcaaatgcgcatgcacgtcgAAGACGTCAAAGATATCCTTGCGATGAGCACGCAAAGAAGCCTGGAACGCATGCGCTAGAAACCCGCGAAGCACCCCAAAGTCGGCAATCTCTGTCTCACGTGCACACCACCGCGATGACCACGGGAAACGGGACAGACTCTACAAACCTCCAAAATCTCTGTCcgacaccaaaaaaacaaacacgGATTCCCGACGACAAAAAGACTCTCAACATCACATCCATGTGTGCATCTCTCTACACACTTGTGGCGGAATACACATTTGTATCCATACATATACTTTCTAGTCGCGCTGCAGAGAGCTCCGTCGGTGTTCCTTCCTTGATCGGAATGGCCTCGCTAGCGAGAGTCTTTGCCATTTCGCCACTTTTCCCTCTCTAGTTCAAGGTCTGAAAAAGACCATTTACGTTTTGAactctgctctgtctctcggatCGCTCATCTGCTTTCCAgctccctctctccgcaCATAAGCCGAATGTcattctctcctctcagTCTGCCCTTGCCCGGCTTCCCAGACGAGGGGTTTTACGAAAAAATGCCGCCTCACCGTCAGAGCATTTGCTCCACACCTTCTTCCGCTGGCTttcccctctgcttctcccgtGTTTCTCTTGATTCacttttgcgtttctctcttgtctccgccCCGTCGCGCGACCGCTTCAATCTAGGAGAGGCACACTCCCCCCGAAAGAGCGTGTTGCtttgcgccttctccttctaACTCGCTTTCCCCACAGGAGGCAGTTAAGAAGAATCTCAAAAGGATCCCAGAAGACACCCTTAGAAATCTCGAAAAAACGCTCAAGAACCTCAGAAGAATCTCTCGGAAACCTCAGCAGAACCCGTCATGGAGCTCTCAGAAGTTTCTTCAGAATCTCTCTAGAGGAGAAGCTGAACATCGAGAGGACGGTCGGCAATTACATGCAACATCCAAGGTCTTGCTTTGGGgacgtcttctctctgtcttccctcgCAACGATGAAGATAGTGGAGAGCGACATCCCGGCTGTGGGCGTACTGAGGACAGCCGTCGGCatctttgtctccgttcAGCGTCGAAATGAAAATCACGTAAGGTGAGAGAGGATCCACTAGCTCGACGGAAGAGACATTGACAACTCCCTGAAGCGAATACGCACAACACACAAATCCAGCTTCTAAATCATCTCCAGAGAACTACGATGCGCGATAGTCGACGGCCGACGTTTCGTCACATCCCTGAGTCTGAGAGCTCTCCTGattctcgtctgcttctgaaagagctcttcttctctttttcggtTACAcatctttctgtctcgctccGAAAGACGTCTGTTTTTCGACAActctcgtttgtctcttgTTTCAGAACGCCTGTTCTTCTAGGACGTGTGTCTCCCTTATTGGAAACGACATTGAAAACACAATGCCTGGAGACCCTAGAGGCCCCACCCCACAGCCCCTGCAGCATGCCGGAGAGTcacgaaagcgagaaaaagaggacatCATTGCGAAAAAGACATAAACGAAGCTGAAATAAAGGGGATATGAGGGAAAGCCTCGACCGGTCGGAGAGAATACGCGAGGTACTGcaagcgtttttctccgtttctctcaaAGACACTCCCGTTTTCACGGCCCAGATGCATGCGAAGCGTCACACCTCGCAAACGAGAGACGCGTCCACCCTCTTCAGAAACAAAAGCAGGAGGACGCTGACTCGTGCTTCACAAGCTGTGCTTGCCCTACCTCCCAA includes:
- a CDS encoding carboxyvinyl-carboxyphosphonate phosphorylmutase (encoded by transcript TGME49_293810), which encodes MTIEFDVPKSFCFDFRKECLEPLSVSTSFFVALPRRLPVLVSAFRLTTSLHSHSMASRAPHAGQRLRSLMQKKCVMLPGAYNGLTARLAAEAGFEGVYVSGAALSACQGVPDIGILGLEDFTRVISQAASVTSLPVLADADTGFGGPEMVRRTVFAYNQAGAAGLHIEDQRLPKKCGHLEGKQLVSIEEMEEKIKAAAAASQDCSNGDFIICARTDARSVDGLDAAVERAVRYTAAGADMLFPEGLETEEEFQAFAHALAVLPGKAPFGGPYLLANMTEFGKTPIMELSTFEGLGYHCVIYPVSPLRVAMKSVKGMLVDLRKNGSVGHSLEKMYTRQELYSTLHYRPEGTWTYPSASVCMDKAVEDTEA